The Aspergillus nidulans FGSC A4 chromosome VII nucleotide sequence GGTGTCTCCTGAGCATGAACAGTCGTTGTTCGAGAGGCGAAATGAGTTTGATATGGTGGTCTACTACGATCAGAGTACCAGTTCGAACAGCTACCTTGCCGGCCCACCGGTGGGGACCACAGCGCCTCACCTGAGGGCGTTGTATGATACACTGTACGAGTTCAATGCCTACAAACCTCTGAAGGATGGCCGGCCACCTATGCTTCTAGCGGGAGGACTTGACGCTTGGATTGATCTCTTAGGGCAACAGTCGCTGGCCACATCATCTACCGCTGCTGTAATAGCGTCTTTGCAAACCAGGCGGCCTGTTGCGAGGCCGGGACGCCCTCTCGGTAGAGTCCCGACAATGGCTAGCGCTAACTCCAGTCTGGAGATCAGAAAGCGGAGGCTTCGAAAACTTTCACAGTTGAACCCAGATGAGCTTACGGAGTGGTTGGAGAAGTCAAAGACAGAAGAGATTGACGCAAGTGCCTATCTTGGAGAGGATAACCTCTCAGAGGAGCCCGAGCCGGAGCAACAAGCAGGAACTCCCATCTCCCCCTTCATTCGTTCGTACGAGGATTTTCTGCGCCGTTTCCCGGAACCTCATAATATTCAGCAATCTATGATAACAGCCCAGCCCAGACCTTTGACCCCCGACTATGCGTCTCATGTGCCTATTGCTCCTTCAAGACCTCCACCTGCTGTTCCGCGTCCCAGCTACAGCGGTGTGTCGGATGGCCGGCAGATACAAGCGCCGCTGCAGAGACAAAATTCAGCAACCAAGCACGCGCTTTACACGTCGAACTCATTGCTTAATCGTCTCAAACTTCCGCGCACCGGATTGGCAAATTTCGGAGTTACCTGTTATATGAACTCAACAATCCAGTGTTTAAGCGCAACAGTGCTCATGAGCAAGTTTTTCATTGATGACCGGTTCAGGTTTTATGTCCAGAAGAATTGGAAGGGGTCTCAGGGTGTTATGCCTGGGCTATACGCCAATCTCATCAGATCACTGTGGAAGAATGATGTGCAAGTTATCATGCCGACGTCATTTCGAAATTTCTGCGGACGGCTGAATCAGGAATGGGCCATAGACAGGCAACAGGATGCTAAGGAGTTCTTTGATTTTGTTGTCGATTGCCTGCATGAAGATCTCAACGTAAATTGGCAGCGGACACAGCTTAGGCCCCTGACTTTCGAGGAGGAAATGCAGCGGGAAAGGATGCCAGTGGCCAAGGTCTCCAAGATAGAATGGGATCGGTATTGTCACCGAGAGGAATCATTTATCTCATCGTTGTTTGCGGGGCAACATGCAAGCCGGCTTCGGTGTACAACTTGCAAGCGAACATCAACCACATATGAAGCTTTCTACAGTATCAGTGTGGAGATCCCGGCATCCGGAAAGGGCGATATCTACCAATGCCTCCGTAGCTACTGCCAGGAGGAAATGTTaagcggcgacgaggtcTGGAAGTGTCCCTATTGCAAATGTGAGCGTGTCGCGACCAAACAAATCATTATCACTCGCGCACCTCAGATCCTGGTGGTTCATTTCAAAcgcttctctgcctccaaGACACAGAGTGCCCGTAAAATCCACACCCCCATCGACTTTCCCCTTCACGGTCTTCGCATGGAcgacttcgtcttctcgcagcCTAAGCAGACATCCAACGGCGATGGCCCCAGTTCAGGTCCACAGGATCCAACTTCCGCCACAGAACCACCCTTTACATACGACGCATACGGTGTTTTACGCCATTTGGGCTCGTCCATGGGGAGCGGGCATTATATATCACTAGTGCGTGATGCGTCACGTCAATGCTGGCGCAAATTTGATGACGGCCGCGCAACAGATTTTATACCGCGTGATCTGCCTTTCAAAGACCGGTTGCAGAACGAACAAGCGTATATTGTGTTCTACGAGCGCGTTCCAGCGAAATAGCGTCACTCCTTTTCCCAATTTATCCTCCTCATTACTTCACTATCGTTCTACCATACCCCCTCATTTCCCGCCCCCAGAGCATTTATCCTCTACCTTACTGTGTTGTACCCTATTATCTGTGAAGAAAGTACGTATACGTACGTCAATGCGCTTACATGATGTAATGACCTGATGTTGACgcttgctttctttccaccTCTAGCTTTTTAGTCCTGTTTTCTGAATAGCATGAGCATGAGCGTCCGGATTTATCGATTATGATATGGTATTTACCCAAGCATAGGGCTACCTTGATATGAAGCAATGCGGCGGGTTATATATAGACTTTCCTCTTTTATCTGTTTCCCTGCTAGCTCCACTATAATGGTATACAAACTGGATACCTGGAAGATGAGTGTTAATGCAGAGAGTATAAAATTCTTTGAAGATGAAATTATAGTCTTATCATATACATAACAACAGGGAAAGTATTTTTTCTTGTTCTATGTTAGATGGCTTACAATAGCGCTGTGTATCTGCATAAAATGGAATGGGTAGAATACAGCTATGCCATGTCCCAGCTCTGACCGAATGATGTGGAAATGGGCTTAAGTGCGGGCGTAGATGTTGCGCAGGGGCGAACAgtggtggtgatggccaGCTGCAGTGATATATACGGAAATAAGGAAGTTATTGCTTTAAGCTCACTCTACTTTGCGCGGTATCCACCCCTACCGCGGCGCGAAGGATTTCCAGAGTGCGCGGAGTGAGTTTGAGTATGAGGTTTTTTGGGCGTTGGTGTCGACAACTGTTGATGTT carries:
- a CDS encoding putative ubiquitin C-terminal hydrolase (transcript_id=CADANIAT00008742) is translated as MAPDAAALPSPPSFAPEDAPSRHNLGGTAPGGGHQDGLSPRFPNIKALQDEAAALDVNESTTAVRTKQGTADSIKQQIVENNLKSMAKPAGQSSPISRRPVSQILPAGTYLPSSQRGRQSNAGDSSTRMPSPSQFQSFGLQDQPNRYSAPPDALAQRLAKLKTTSPTANGVSSGSASWGDNELGHVENRSPRPSSYISHGPTHGSTLSSPSRRPLGPRDMGTAQSGPSIPPKIPLNTSLPRAPDPTYSPIYTVPSQPPSNPPRTSTENFRPNNARYSHLANSPHGSQSPNGSDDNPYRSRTPNGVHALKGASSSTLDLPHRSTISAQELLDYLRRYSILLIDVRSREDFDSGHVYAKSIICIEPVALKENVSAEELEERLVVSPEHEQSLFERRNEFDMVVYYDQSTSSNSYLAGPPVGTTAPHLRALYDTLYEFNAYKPLKDGRPPMLLAGGLDAWIDLLGQQSLATSSTAAVIASLQTRRPVARPGRPLGRVPTMASANSSLEIRKRRLRKLSQLNPDELTEWLEKSKTEEIDASAYLGEDNLSEEPEPEQQAGTPISPFIRSYEDFLRRFPEPHNIQQSMITAQPRPLTPDYASHVPIAPSRPPPAVPRPSYSGVSDGRQIQAPLQRQNSATKHALYTSNSLLNRLKLPRTGLANFGVTCYMNSTIQCLSATVLMSKFFIDDRFRFYVQKNWKGSQGVMPGLYANLIRSLWKNDVQVIMPTSFRNFCGRLNQEWAIDRQQDAKEFFDFVVDCLHEDLNVNWQRTQLRPLTFEEEMQRERMPVAKVSKIEWDRYCHREESFISSLFAGQHASRLRCTTCKRTSTTYEAFYSISVEIPASGKGDIYQCLRSYCQEEMLSGDEVWKCPYCKCERVATKQIIITRAPQILVVHFKRFSASKTQSARKIHTPIDFPLHGLRMDDFVFSQPKQTSNGDGPSSGPQDPTSATEPPFTYDAYGVLRHLGSSMGSGHYISLVRDASRQCWRKFDDGRATDFIPRDLPFKDRLQNEQAYIVFYERVPAK